From the uncultured Methanobrevibacter sp. genome, the window TTAGATTCTCATATACACTGTCAGTATTCTCCAGATTCTTCTACAAAAATAGATGATATAATAAAAAAATCTATTAAAGACCATATTGACATCATAGCTATTAGTGATCATAACACAGTAGAAGGATCTAAAATTGCAATTGAAAAAACAAAAAATATTGAGAATCTTCTTGTAATTCCATCTATTGAAATTTCATCTTCAAAAGGCCATATTCTGGGGTTTGGCTGTGAAGAGATTGTTCCAAGAGATTTAGAACCTGAAGAAACAATTGATAAGATTCATGAACAAGGAGGATTAGCTATTATTCCTCATCCTTACTGTTTTTATAGACATGGATTATTTTGTAAAAGTAATCCTTACGAATTAAATTTTGATGCAATAGAAAGTAAAAATGCTCGTTTTATTGTTGGATGGTGTAACTCTAAAGCAAAAAAACTAGCTATTAAAAATAACATGCCTCAGTTAGGAGCAAGTGACTCTCATTATATTGATTTTTTAGGTGATTGTTATAGTTTAATTGATTGTGAATTAAATATTGATAGTGTTTTAAAATCTATCAAAAAAGGTCAAGTAGAAGCTCATGGAAAAGGAACTTCAAATATAAAATTATCAAAATATCTATTTGACAAACATGTTCGTAAATTATATTAAAAAAAAAGATAAAAGAAAAAAGAAGTAAATTTACTCTTTTTTTACTAATTTTATTGCTATAGTGGAAACGTTTGTTTTTTCGCCGTTGTAAGTGTCTATTTGTTCTGTAGCAATACTAATATCCTCAACATCAGTGTTTGGAATAAATCCATTCCTAACAATTTCTGCAGTGTCTACAGCACGACTAATAGCTTTACCTCTTGCTTTAAGAGATATTTTGTCTGCTCCACCATTGAATTGTGTTACTACTGCTAAAACATAGTTCATTACTGGTTTACTGCCAATAAAGATAATACTTTCATCCATAGTATCATGACTCCATATAGACTTTATTTCAGTTAAATGTATAGTTTTTTTAACATATAAACATTACTTCAACTAATTTTTTTCCATCAATAATATTTTGTTAATAGAGTCTAACACCGCTAATATACTAGCCATTATAACATCATCATTAGTTGCTCTACCAGTTGATTTATTACCTTCACCATCAGAAGAAATAACAAATACTTCAGCTAATGCATTAGTTCCACCAGTAATAGCTTCAAGATTATATTCTTCAAGTTCAATATCCATTGTATCTTGAATTAATTCCCTTATTGCATTAATAGCTGCATCAACTGGACCTACACCAGTACAGGATGTTTCTTTTAATTCGCCATTAATATTTAACTTAACAGTAGCTGTTGGAGATACAATTGCTCCAGATAATATTCCTAAACCTTCAAGTTTAATAGGAGTTTCTTTAGCTGAACTTATTTCAGTTATAGCAATAGCTCTTAAATCATCATCAGTTACTGTTTTACCTTTATCTCCTAATGCTTTAATTTGATTAAATACGCTTTGGAATTGTTGTTCAGTTAAATCAATATTATATTTTTCTAATTTAGCTTTTAAAGCATTAGCTCCAGTATGTTTTCCTAAAACAATTCTTCTTGAATGACCAACAAGTTCTGGAGAAATTGGTTCATAGGTTAATGCATTATTTAACACACCATGAACATGAATACCAGATTCATGTGCAAATGCATTAGCTCCAACAATCGGTTTATTAACAGGCATTTTAATACCAGTAATACGACCTACAAATTCAGATAAACTGTATAATTGTGTTGTATCAATATCCAAGTCAATATTGTAAGCTGCATGTAAAGCTACAATAAGCTCCTCAAGAGGAGCATTACCAGTCCTTTCCCCCATACCATTAACAGTTACATGAGCTTGATTTGCTCCACATTCAATAGCAGTTAATGTATTTGCAGTAGCTAAACCAAAATCATTATGGAAATGAACACTAATCGGAGTAGTGTACCTTTCTTTAAGAGAGGTAACTAATTCTTTAGTTATAACAGGAATTAATACTCCAACAGTATCCGGAACATTTAAAAAGTCTGCACCAGCATCTACAACAGCATCATAAACATCAAATAAATATTCACGTTCAGTTCTTGTTGCATCTTCTGCAGAAAACTCAACAGTCAAACCATGGTCTTTTGCATATTCAACAGATTCAACAGCTGTTTCGATGATTTTTTCTTTAGACATTTTAAGTTTATAATCTCTATGCAATGGAGAAGTGCCAATAAAAGTATGTATGTAGTCCAATCCGGAATCAAGTACAGCATCAATATCTTTTTGTACACTGCGAGCTAAACCTAAAACTGTAGCATTCAAACCTAATTCATTAAGTTCTTTTGCAGCTTTTCTTTCACCATTTGAGGATACTGGAAAACCTGCTTCAATTTTATCTACACCAAGTTTATCAAGCTTTTGTGCAATCTGAATTTTTTCGTCAACTGTTAGTGCAACTCCAGGAGCTTGTTCACCGTCTCTAAGAGTTGTATCAAAAATATGAATTTTATCAGCTAAATTCATATTTTCTTTTTTTAATGTCTCGATGTTTTTACCATACATAATTAAAACTTCCCATTTTAATGTAATTAGTATTACTTCTTTTTAAATATTTAAAGTTTATCTTTTATTATGTTTTTTAACAGTTTTAACCACAACAACAATTACAACTAAAATTACAACTAAAATAGCTAATGAATAATATAGATATTCTGCTGTAGGAACTTCATTTTTATCAATGTTTAATGAATAAACATGTCCACTATGATCTGCAAAGAATAAACTGTTTCCATTAATTACAGGAGAGGAAGTTATTTCTGAATTAAATAAAACAGTACCTGGATTATAAGTAAATTCTTCTTCACCAGTGTATTTATTTAATACATAACCATTTCCATCATTAGAACCGAATGCAATTAAATCTTCTTTCATAGCAGGAGTTGACTGAACTGGAGCACCTGTAGCATGACTCCATTTAAAAGTTCCATCTCTTAAATCAAGACAGGTTAAATTACCTTCATCAGAACCTATGTAAACATTATTATTATATTCATCAACACATGCAGACGATTTAACTTTATTATTTAAATCATAATCCCAACATAAATCTCCAGTTGTTTCATTTAATGCATATACAGAATCATCATCAGAACCAATTATAATTTTACCATCAGCATATGTTGGAGAAGAATAAATAGCATCTCCTGTAGCATATTGCCAGGTTATATTTGTATTATTTATATCTATACAGTAAACATTACCATTAGTTGAACCAACATAAATTGATCCGTTAACAACAACAGGAGAAGAGACTATTTCATCATCACCTAAATCTGCTTCAAAAGTTTTATTACCATCAGCTACATTAAATCCATAAACATTACCATTATCACAACCAACATAAACAGTTTCATTATCAACAAAAGCTGCTCCTTGAATAGCTTCTTCAGAAGTATTATATTTCCATAAAATATCTTGTGAATCAATATCAATAGCTTTAAAACTTTCATTATTTCCTACAAATACTGTATTGTTACTTACAACTGGTGTTGCATTACTATCTCCTTTTAAACTAAATGACCAGTCTTCAGTACCATTTTCCATGTCAATTGCTTTTAAAATTCCTTCTTGTGAAACAACATACATATAATCTCCATAAATTGCAGGTGAACCTACAACTGGAGATTCCATATTAAATACCCATAAATTTGTAACAAAATCTGAATTATCATTTAAATATCCTGTGTGATTTAAATTACCCTGAAATGTGTTCCAGTCGATATTTGCACCTGATATTGGACTGATACATAACATGCAAATTATAAATCCAATTGCTAATTTGTTATATTTAGACATTATTTTAACCTCCTCAAATATCTCTATTAAATCTTTTAACACCAATTATAAAGAATAGTGCTGTGAATCCTAATAAAATAACTAAATCCAACCATACATCCCCTAAACTTTGACCTTTAATCATTATTCCCCTCATTGCATCATTAAGATAGGTTAATGGGAATAAATAAGCTATTTTCTGTAAAATCCAAGGCATAGTTTCAACTGGATAAAATACTCCAGAAACAAACATCATAGGCATTGAAAATGGCATAGCTATTTGAGTATAGTCTTCCTGAGTATTTGTTCTTGCAGATAACATAATACCAAAACCAACAAAACATAAAGCTCCAAAGAAAAGAACAACAAATGTCTGTACGATTCCACCTTTAATACTTACATCAAAGAATACAATAGCCATTATAATTAATATAAGTGCTCTAACTAATTCAATTACAAGTTTAGATGCAATTTTACCTCCAACTACAGTTGCGATTGATGTTGGAGTCATGAATAATCTAGCTAATTCTCCAGTTTCACGTTCTCCTGCTATTGATGCTCCCATACCCATCATACAAGACATCATAACAGTCATTCCTAAAATTGCAGGTACTAAAAAGTCAATATATTTAATATTACCATATATTTTGTTAATATGAAGTGCAATATCATCTTTAAAATTATCAAATGAATGACCAATAGAATTTGTAACATTTGCACTTTGAGTGTCAGTAGCTAAGGAAGTTTGATTAATAGTGGCATTACTGTTTTCTAACTCTTGTGATGAAGGACTAGCAGTTATTGCATTAGCTGCTTCCATATTTGATAATTTAGCAAATATTCCTTGAGTTACACTTTCTAAAGTAGATGAAGCCATTTGATCAGATGAATCCAGATACAGTGTAACTGCTTTTTGAGAGGCATTACTATCATAGTTCTCAGGCAGTATAATAGCTGCTTTTACCTCTCCACTATCAACCCGCTCTTTTGCATCATCCACATCATCCATAACTTCTATTACCTTATACTGGTCTGTTGTTTTAATAGTATCTAATGTTACATCAGTTAAATCACCATGACTTTGAGAAACAACCACTACTGGTAGATCAGTCATGTCTCCTCCCATACCATAACCAAATAACAAAATCATGATAATAGGAAATGCTACAATAGAAATTAATCTTGGAGGGTGTCTTTTTAAACTTAAAAGTTCTTTTTTAATCATCCAGGCAAATTTTCTAAGCTCTATCATCTTCATTCACCTCTGCTGTAGCTTTAATAAATACATCTTCTAAAGATGGTTCTTGAGTATATATAGATTTAACAACTCCACCTGCTGAAATAATATCTTTTAGAACATCATTAACAGCATTATCATCAAAATTATCAATTCTTAAATTAAAACGACCATTTTTAGCTATTTCAACACCATGTACTTTTGGGTTAGCTTGAATAGCTGAAATAATTGAGTCATTAGTATCTTTAAGTAAAAATGACATTTTCTTTAAGTTTAAAGTTTCAATGTCCTCTTTAGTTGACCTGTTTATTTCATTTTCACTTGAAATATCACTTAAAGTATTTTTTATTTTAAGTTCATGTTCTTCTTTTTCTTCTTTTAAAAGAGAATCTTTAAGACCTTGTGGAGTATCATAAGCTACTAAATTACCAGTATTTATAATTCCGACATTATCACAAAGCATATCTACTTCATACATGTCATGAGAACATAAAATAATAGTATTTCCTTCATCATTTAATTCACGAATTAAATCCCATAATGTTCTTTTAGTAGTTGGGTCAAGACCGATTGTTGGTTCATCTAAAAATAATATTTTAGGTCTATGTACTAAACTAGCTACAAGAGAAGCTTTTTGTTTTTGTCCACCAGATAATTGACCTACTCTTTTATTTCTAGCATACTTAATATCTACTAATTCCATTAATTCTTCAATACGGTCATGTTTTTCATCAACTGGAACACCATAATAATCAGCACATAATTCTGAATTTTCCTGAACTGTTAAGTCTTTATATAAACTAACCTGTTGAGGAACCATACCTAATAAATTCCTCACTTCATTTGGATTTTCCTCAACATCATATCCTCCAACCTTAGCCTGACCAGAAGTAGGTTGAATCAAACATGTAAGCATTTTAATTGTTGTAGTTTTACCTGCCCCATTTGGTCCAAGTAATCCAAAAATACTTTTTTCAGGAATCTGTAAATTTAAAGAATTAACAGCAGTGAAATTTTTATAGACCTTTGTAAGATCTTTAGTTTCAATTGCATTCTTCATTGTTTTCCACCTCATTTTTTCCATTATTTGACATGTCTTCAATAAAATTTAACCAAAGAGGGCTGTCAAGTAAGTAAGCAAATTCATTTTTAAAGTTATTAAGTAATATTTCACCTTCACAAGTAAGAGTGTAATATTTAACACGTTTATTGTTACTAACTCCCCATTCCCCCTTAATAATTCCATGTTTTTCTAATCTCCTCAAAATAGGATAAATCTTACTGGAATTTGTTTTACTAGATTCATTAGAACTACAAGATTCAAAAAATTCATCTAATTTCTTCATAATTCCATAACCATGGATTCTTTCATTACTAATAATCCATAATATAATAACATGAGTTAAACCATTAGAAAAGTGTTTTAAAATCTTATTTGAAATATGATCAACTGTTTCTTTACGTTTAAACATCGGTTAACTCAAACCTCCTATTTGTTATTTAAAAAAATTATATATGTAAAAATTTGATATATAACAAAATAAAATATAGATAATTATAATATATAAATATAACTTTCAATTTAAAAAAAAAGAATATTAGAAATCTATAAAAATAATTTCTGAAATTTTTTCAATAACATAATCTGTTTTATTGATTAATTTTGGAGAAACTTCCTCCTCTTGCTCAATTGTTAAAACAGACACATCTGCATTATTAAATGCTAAAATATCATTAAGCCCATCCCCTACCATCATGACTTTATAATTTTTATTTTTTAAATCCTGAACAATTTTACATTTTCCTTTTGGAGAAACAGTCCCAAATGCATGACTTTTACTAACATTTAAAATCTCAGCTAACTTATTAATAGCACCTTTCCTGTCCCCAGATGCAATATAAATTTCAATACCTCTTGAGTGTAAAATTTCAACTGTATCTTTAACTTCAGAAAATAATTTCCCTGCAGAAGTTATAGTATAAGCTATTTTCTTTTTATCAATATCAATAATTACTGCAGAACCATTACACAGTTCCATTCTAGGAATTTTCTGCTTTAAAATAGGAAAACCATCAGTAATATCACAAATAGTAGCCTGATTTTCATTTTCTAAAATTTCAGCAATTTCATCAACACTAGTTTCACAACTTGTAAAACTAACATCAAAATCAATATTGTACTTTTTAATCACATCAGAAATTAAAATATTACTATCTAAATTCAAAAGACAATTTGTATTAAACTGAAGAACAACCAAAGCTAATGAATCCATAGAATCAATTAAATGAAGAGAATTAACATCAGTAAATAATTCACCTGTTGAAACATCTTTAATAACCCTATAACGCTCAAGTAAAGTTCCTGAATTATCAAACACAATAGCTTTTTTCATTTTGAACCCTCAACATAGTTGTTTATTACATATAAAATATAATTTATAATATATTAAAAATATATCCCTTATATATGCAATTAATCCATAAATTCTCATATTTCACTAAATAAGCTTTAATCAACTAATTTATGACTCTATTGGAGTTCTTTCTACTTTTTTTAAAAAACATTAACAACTTATATAAACCTTAAAAAATAAAATATTACTTATTATATATTATTATGATTATTCAGGTGTTTTAATGAATGTTATTGAAAAATTAAATTCCATTCAAAATAAAGAAATGACTGCTAAGGAGAATGTAGAAAACTTCATTAAAGTTATTGATGAAAAAAATGAAGAATTAAATATTTTCTTAGAAGTTAACAAAGAATCTGCTTTAAAACAAGCAGAAGCTATTGATGAAAAAATAGCTAATGGAGAAGAAGTCGGATTTTTATCTGGTTTAGTATTCGCTGTTAAAGCAAATATTAATGTTGAAGATTACATTATATCTGCAGCTTCAAAAACATTAGATAACTACTTCGGAAGTTACAATGCTAGTGTAATTGATAACATATTAGCTCAAGATGGAATCATTCTTGGTATTACAAACATGGACGAATTTGCAGCAGGAAGTTCAACTGAAAGTTCATGTTTCGGACCTACTCAAAACCCTGCAGCTCCTGGAAAAATCCCTGGAGGTTCCAGTGGAGGAAGTGCTGCTGCAATAGCTGCAGACATGTGTGACATTGCAATCGGTTCAGATACTGGAGGTTCAATTAGGAATCCTGCATCACATTGTGGAGTTATTGGATTTAAACCAACTTACGGTGCAGTGTCAAGACAAGGATTACTTGACTTATCAATGAGTTTAGATCAAATTGGACCATTAGCTAATGATGTTAGTGGAATTGCACTTACTTTAAATGCAATATCTGATTATGATGAAACAGAATGTACAACCTTAAAAGGTGAAAGACCAAACTTCACCAGCGTACTTGAAGATAACTCCCTTGAAGGAATGAAAATAGCAGTCTGTAAAGAATTTATTGATGTTACTGATGATGAAATCAACGCAACTGTAAATAAAGCTATTCAAAAATTAGTTGACGCTGGAGCAGAACTTGTTGAAGTAAGTTTTGACCATATTGATTTATGTCTCCCAACCTACTACCTAATTAACTATGTAGAATTCTTTTCAGCTACCAGAAAATACGATGGAAGAGACTACGGTTACAGAATAGAAGAAGTCTGTGGAGAAGAAGTATTAAGAAGAATTGAAATCGGTTCTTACATTTCACAAAAAGAATACAGTGGAAAATTCTATAAAAAAGCACTTCAAGCAAGATCACTTATTAGAGATGAAATCAATGCAATGTTAGAAAATGTTGATTTAATTGTAGGACCTACAGTTCCTAAACTTCCTCACAATATCGGTGATGAATTAACCCCTATGGAAATGTATGCATACGATGTATTAACTGTAATAGCTAACCTTGCAGGAATTCCAGCTGCAAGTATTAAAGCTGGAGAAGTAGAAGGCATTCCAGTTGGTTTACAAATCCAAGCAAAACCATTAGATGATTTAAAAATCATTAAAGCAATGAGTGTTTTCGAAAAAGAAAATTAATTTCTTTTACTATTTTTTATTTTATAAAAAAAATAAAAAGGAAAATTAATTATTTTTTCCTTTTAAAACCTATAACCGAACCAATAATTGCTATTAATAAAATAGCTATTGGAATTCCAGTAGATTTCAGTTGAACATTATTATTTTGATTTATTGTTTTATTAGTACCTTGTAATGAAATATTCTCATTGTTACTTGAAGCAATATTCGAGTTTTGACCATGTGTGGCTGATTGGTTGGTATTGTTCTCACTTGTCATGTTGGATTCTCTTAACTGAGTAATATTTTCAAGTCGGGTAGAATCTCCTATGAATTTAATTAGATTACTCTCCATTATTTGAGTAATGTAATGTTTTTCACCATTAACTTCCCAATATCTTGATCCATTATCATATTTAATAAAATATTTTGTTCCATTATTTATTATGTATTCATTCCCATTTTCATCAATTGGATATTCATCAATATAATATCTATTAAAATAGGTTCCTTTAGTTAAATAATATTTTTCACCATTAACCTCCATATATTTTAATCCATTATCAGACTTAAGAAGATATTTTGTTCCATTTTCTATCATACATGGATTTCCATTTTCATCTACAGATTCATTAACAAGATAATTCTTATAATAATAACATTCCTTATCAATTTGATAATATTTTTTACCATTTTCCGTGTATTTAACTGGATACTGACCATGAGTTGTATTTATGTACTCTTTACCATCTTTAATTATTATTTTTGGAACATTATTTGGAATATTGTTTTGCCTAATATTTTGTATTAGACTATTTTCATCATTACTTGAAGTATTATCTGTGTTGTTACTAATGTAATTATTTTGTGTTTGAGATTCATTCGTAAGTACTGTTTTATCAGTTATGTTGTTTTCTTGTGAAATCGCATAAGTTCCAGAAACTAAACATATTCCAATTATTAAAATTAATACTCCAAAGAATATTTTTTTCATAATCTCACCTATTAAATTAATATATTATTTATAGCATATATATTTTACATCATCATATTTTCAAGTTTATTAAATCTGGAATTATTTGTTCCATTAGACAATTTTTATTTAATAACGATGAATCTCTATTTTTATCCAACGAAAAGCTTATTCCCTCACTATTTGAATATATAACAATGACACATGCTGTTATGTGGTAATTATTTTGAGGAAGATAATTTTTGTTTCCTATATACCTACATTCTGACATTTTTGTGTATACTCCATTATTTGATGTTGCAGCAGAGTTATCAACAGTTATCCATATTCCATCAACTAATATTTGACCAATTTCATGACCTCCACCATTATTATTCTCTAGTGAAAGATATCTTGATCCATATCCTGCAATTCTTGATAGTGATACAAATACATTAGTTTGGTCAACACAATTTCCACCAAATGATAAAAGTGTGTTTAAAGCACTTTTACTGGTGCCTTTGTAAAATTCATAATTTATTGAAGAAACATATGAATTAACAGAAATTACATTTTCTAACTTATCATTATAACATGTTAAATAATTAGATAATTTAACAATATAATCATTATTCACATCTGCAATAATATTACTTGTAGAATATCCTGCCATTTGTAAATATTTTGTAGGATTAATCCAATCACTTTCTGAAAATGAGTAATTTCCATAATTCGTATGAAAAGTATAATTTTCATAATTTAAATCATAAACATTGTTTGCTATGTAAAATAGTTTGTATACATTTGTTGGTTTATATAATGTTCCTATACTAGTTCCTGCGAAGCTAGCAGTTATAGGATAAATGTTAGGGTTTTGGAAACGTATGGTGATACTTGCAATTCCATTACTGTCAGTTGTCCGTGTGTATTCCACACCATTTACGTAAAATATTATATTTTGATTAGCTAAATTAGCATTAGTTTTTTTATTTTTTAACTGTACTTTAAATACATCATTAGTCCACAATGTTGTGTTTAATGGATTTATTATAGTTTCTAATCCGTTGTTTGCTGCGTTGATTGTTAGTGTTCTTGTTTTTTCCAGACTTCCATAACTTGATTTAACTGTATATGTTCCAGGATTTAGGTTTAATGTGAATTTAGCTATTCCTTGTTTATTGGTTGTTGAAGTATATGTAGCTGAATTTATAGTTAAACGTATATTTTTATTAGGTATAGGTAATCCATTGTCTTCAGCTAATTTAACCTCATAAACTCCTCCTTTTTGAATATATTTAGTAATTGGAATTAAAATAGGATTACTATAACTGTGAACCATATCATGATAAACATAAATCGAGTAACCTAAATTTAAACCATTTTCCATAACTGTTATAGTATAAATGTTAGGATTTAAATTAATATTTATCTTTGCTATTCCATTACTGTCAGTTGTTCTAGTGTAAACTACACCATTAATATTAAACTGCACCTGAACATTGGTTTTGGGATTACCTTGTCCGTTTAATATTTTAGCTTCAAATGCTTTAGACTCACTTTTGAACTTAACCATAATATTACCAACAATAGTAGATAAAACCGTTACAGTATTACTCATTTCCAACCCATCATTGGTGTTGGTGGTTGTTATAGTGTATTTTCCAGGGTTTAAATTAATAGCAAGTGTAGCACGACCATTAGAATTAGTAGTACGAGTATAAATAACACCATTAATATTAAATTTAACATCAGTATTAGCCATTGGCTGACCAGCACCATTTAAAATAGTGACACCATATGAACTATCATTTTTATAGTATTTAACTAGATTATTACTTATTATAGTGGATAATACTGTGATTTTATTAATTACACTTGAATCATCAAATGTATTAATGGAAGTAATGTAATAAACACCAGGACGTAAATTAATATTAATACTTGCAACACCATTACTATTTGTTGTACGAGTATAAGATTGTCCATTGATTTTAAAAGTAATATCACTATTAACTAATGGCTGGTGGTTAGAATTAAAAAAAGTGGCTTTAAATTGGGATGAGTTTCTATAATATTTAGTCAAGTCACTACTTTGAATAGTAGAACTTTTGGTTTGTTGAGATTCATACTCCATTTCATAAATACTAGAGTCTATATAAGTAAAATCTTCATCAACAGGATCTAACAATTTCATATTTTCATCATACTGATTTCGATCAATATCTGTTGAATTAGTATCTGAAGCAAAAGCTACAGGAACCAACATCAAAAATATCAAAAGAAACATTAATATATTTAATCCTTTAATATTCATTTATTTCACCTCAATAAAAGTTTCATAATTACCGATGTGTAACTAATAGTATTTATATTCTTTTATTTTCCAATTAAACTGTTTGTTTAATTTTTTAGTTGCTTTTACAGCATTTTTTAGTTAACTGTTCACACTTAAAAGAAGATTAAACTGTACACTAAAAAAGAAGATTATTAAACACTTTTCAATGTATCATCAAATATAAAAAAGAAAAAAAAGTTATGATATTAGTTTAGTTTGATGCCTTTAACTTTTTTTAAATTCCTCATCAAAGCTGATTAAATTATGAATGTTATGTTTTTTCATTAATTAATATATCTAAAGTATTTCATTCATTCAAATTCCTTTTTAATTCAACTGAATTAATTTCTTTTTCTAAATGAAATGCTCCAATTAAATTTTTTATGTTTTTTTCTTTCTGAAGTTTATTTCAGGTTTTCCATCCTGGACATCCCATTCAATAACATGATCCCTATTGATATTGAATTTTTTTCTTATTTCTTTTGGAATGCTTGTTTGATAATTTCCGTATGTTTTAGAAGTAGCTAGAACCATGTTTTTCACCTCTGTAATAATTATGTTAAAATAATCTTATCTGTTAATATTAAATTCTATTATTTATTTTGAGAATATAATATTTTTTTCTAATCATTATAAAAAAAAAAGTCTATTTCCAGATTATTTTGAATAAATACAGAAAATTATTAAAAGTAATTATAAAAAAAGAAAAAAGTTAAAGAGAATTATAGTA encodes:
- the gatA gene encoding Asp-tRNA(Asn)/Glu-tRNA(Gln) amidotransferase subunit GatA — protein: MNVIEKLNSIQNKEMTAKENVENFIKVIDEKNEELNIFLEVNKESALKQAEAIDEKIANGEEVGFLSGLVFAVKANINVEDYIISAASKTLDNYFGSYNASVIDNILAQDGIILGITNMDEFAAGSSTESSCFGPTQNPAAPGKIPGGSSGGSAAAIAADMCDIAIGSDTGGSIRNPASHCGVIGFKPTYGAVSRQGLLDLSMSLDQIGPLANDVSGIALTLNAISDYDETECTTLKGERPNFTSVLEDNSLEGMKIAVCKEFIDVTDDEINATVNKAIQKLVDAGAELVEVSFDHIDLCLPTYYLINYVEFFSATRKYDGRDYGYRIEEVCGEEVLRRIEIGSYISQKEYSGKFYKKALQARSLIRDEINAMLENVDLIVGPTVPKLPHNIGDELTPMEMYAYDVLTVIANLAGIPAASIKAGEVEGIPVGLQIQAKPLDDLKIIKAMSVFEKEN
- a CDS encoding transglutaminase domain-containing protein, which produces MNIKGLNILMFLLIFLMLVPVAFASDTNSTDIDRNQYDENMKLLDPVDEDFTYIDSSIYEMEYESQQTKSSTIQSSDLTKYYRNSSQFKATFFNSNHQPLVNSDITFKINGQSYTRTTNSNGVASININLRPGVYYITSINTFDDSSVINKITVLSTIISNNLVKYYKNDSSYGVTILNGAGQPMANTDVKFNINGVIYTRTTNSNGRATLAINLNPGKYTITTTNTNDGLEMSNTVTVLSTIVGNIMVKFKSESKAFEAKILNGQGNPKTNVQVQFNINGVVYTRTTDSNGIAKININLNPNIYTITVMENGLNLGYSIYVYHDMVHSYSNPILIPITKYIQKGGVYEVKLAEDNGLPIPNKNIRLTINSATYTSTTNKQGIAKFTLNLNPGTYTVKSSYGSLEKTRTLTINAANNGLETIINPLNTTLWTNDVFKVQLKNKKTNANLANQNIIFYVNGVEYTRTTDSNGIASITIRFQNPNIYPITASFAGTSIGTLYKPTNVYKLFYIANNVYDLNYENYTFHTNYGNYSFSESDWINPTKYLQMAGYSTSNIIADVNNDYIVKLSNYLTCYNDKLENVISVNSYVSSINYEFYKGTSKSALNTLLSFGGNCVDQTNVFVSLSRIAGYGSRYLSLENNNGGGHEIGQILVDGIWITVDNSAATSNNGVYTKMSECRYIGNKNYLPQNNYHITACVIVIYSNSEGISFSLDKNRDSSLLNKNCLMEQIIPDLINLKI
- a CDS encoding AbrB/MazE/SpoVT family DNA-binding domain-containing protein, with the protein product MVLATSKTYGNYQTSIPKEIRKKFNINRDHVIEWDVQDGKPEINFRKKKT